The proteins below are encoded in one region of Pseudomonas putida NBRC 14164:
- the moaA gene encoding GTP 3',8-cyclase MoaA, with translation MEQNSRALIDGFNRKIDYLRMSVTDRCDFRCVYCMAEDMQFLPRQQILSLEELFQVAERFVALGTRKIRLTGGEPLVRQGIVELCGRIAALPGLRELCMTSNGSQLGRLAQPLFDAGVTRLNISLDSLDTDRFQQLTRTGDLHQVIAGIDAARKAGFKRTKLNCVVLKGRNDHELVDLVRFAIDRELDITFIEEMPLGVISEHERGESFCSSDEVRERLAEQFTLIESTESSQGPARYWRLAETANTRVGFISPHSHNFCATCNRVRLTVEGRLLLCLGNEHSVDLKHVLRAHPGNAERLEKAIRDSLHLKPYRHHFEVGGDVQILRFMNMTGG, from the coding sequence GTGGAACAGAACAGCCGGGCCCTGATCGACGGCTTCAACCGGAAAATCGACTACCTGCGGATGTCGGTCACCGACCGCTGTGACTTCCGTTGCGTGTACTGCATGGCAGAAGACATGCAGTTTCTGCCGCGCCAGCAAATCCTCAGCCTCGAAGAACTGTTCCAGGTGGCCGAGCGCTTCGTCGCCCTGGGCACCCGCAAGATCCGCCTGACCGGCGGCGAGCCATTGGTACGCCAGGGCATCGTCGAGTTGTGCGGGCGCATTGCCGCCCTGCCCGGCTTGCGTGAACTGTGCATGACCAGCAACGGCTCACAACTCGGGCGCCTGGCCCAGCCGCTGTTCGATGCCGGCGTGACGCGCCTGAACATCAGCCTCGACAGCCTGGACACCGACCGCTTCCAGCAGCTGACCCGCACCGGCGACCTGCATCAGGTCATCGCCGGTATCGACGCCGCACGCAAGGCCGGGTTCAAGCGCACCAAGCTCAACTGCGTGGTGCTCAAGGGCCGCAACGACCATGAACTGGTCGACCTGGTGCGCTTCGCCATTGATCGCGAACTGGACATCACCTTCATCGAAGAAATGCCGCTTGGGGTGATCAGCGAGCACGAACGCGGCGAGTCGTTCTGCTCCAGTGATGAAGTACGTGAGCGCCTGGCCGAGCAGTTCACCCTGATCGAATCCACCGAATCCTCACAGGGCCCGGCCCGCTACTGGCGGCTGGCCGAAACCGCGAACACCCGAGTCGGCTTCATATCGCCGCACAGCCACAATTTCTGCGCCACCTGCAACCGCGTGCGCCTGACGGTCGAAGGCCGCCTGCTGCTGTGCCTGGGCAATGAACATTCGGTGGACTTGAAGCATGTGCTGCGCGCGCACCCTGGCAATGCCGAACGCCTGGAAAAGGCCATCCGCGATTCGCTGCACCTCAAGCCCTACCGTCATCACTTCGAAGTCGGTGGCGACGTGCAGATCCTGCGCTTCATGAACATGACCGGCGGCTAA
- a CDS encoding APC family permease yields the protein MSGKFKKQLSLLDLTFIGLGAIFGSGWLFAASHVSAIAGPAGILSWFLGGFAVLLLGIVYCELGAALPRAGGVVRYPVYSHGPLLGYLMGFITLIAFSSLIAIEVVASRQYAAAWFPGLTKAGSSDPTVLGWLVQFALLGLFFFLNYRSVKTFAKANNLVSVFKFIVPLLVIGVLFTFFKPENFEVQGFAPFGLSGVEMAVSAGGIIFAYLGLTPIISVASEVKNPQRTIPIALILSVLLSTAIYALLQLAFLGSVPTEMLANGWASVTKELALPYRDIALALGVGWLAYLVVADAVISPSGCGNIYMNATPRVIYGWAQTGTFFKYFTRIDAESGIPRPALWLTFGLSVFWTLPFPSWEALINVVSAALVLSYAVAPVTVAALRRNAPDMPRPFRVKGMAVLGPLSFIIAALIVYWSGWNTVSWLLALQIVMFVLYLLCSRFVPTQHLSLAQQVRSSAWLIGFYAVTILLSWLGSFGGLGVLGHPFDTVAVAACALGIYYWGAATGVPAHLVRLEGEDESEAAAETYTRRPAAVAS from the coding sequence ATGTCAGGCAAATTCAAAAAACAGCTATCACTGCTGGACCTCACCTTCATCGGCCTAGGGGCCATTTTCGGCTCCGGCTGGCTGTTCGCCGCCAGCCACGTGTCGGCCATCGCCGGCCCGGCCGGCATCCTCTCCTGGTTCCTCGGCGGGTTCGCCGTACTGCTGCTGGGCATCGTCTACTGCGAGCTGGGCGCCGCCTTGCCGCGTGCCGGTGGCGTGGTGCGCTACCCGGTTTACTCGCACGGCCCACTGCTCGGCTACCTGATGGGTTTCATCACCCTGATCGCCTTTTCCAGCCTGATCGCCATCGAAGTGGTCGCCTCACGCCAATATGCCGCCGCCTGGTTCCCCGGGCTGACCAAGGCCGGCTCCAGCGACCCGACCGTGCTCGGCTGGCTGGTGCAGTTCGCCCTGCTGGGGCTGTTCTTCTTCCTCAACTACCGCAGCGTGAAAACCTTCGCCAAGGCCAACAACCTGGTCAGCGTGTTCAAGTTCATCGTGCCGCTGCTGGTAATCGGCGTGCTGTTCACCTTCTTCAAGCCAGAAAACTTCGAGGTCCAGGGCTTTGCACCGTTCGGCCTGTCCGGGGTGGAAATGGCCGTGTCGGCAGGCGGCATCATCTTCGCCTACCTGGGCCTGACGCCGATCATTTCAGTGGCCAGCGAGGTGAAGAACCCACAGCGCACCATCCCTATCGCACTGATTTTGTCGGTGCTGCTGTCCACCGCGATCTACGCCCTGCTGCAACTGGCCTTCCTCGGCAGCGTGCCCACCGAAATGCTGGCCAACGGCTGGGCCAGCGTGACCAAGGAACTGGCCCTGCCCTACCGTGACATCGCCCTGGCCCTGGGTGTGGGCTGGCTGGCCTACCTGGTGGTGGCCGACGCCGTGATCTCGCCCAGTGGCTGCGGCAACATCTACATGAACGCCACCCCGCGGGTGATCTACGGCTGGGCGCAAACCGGCACCTTCTTCAAGTACTTCACCCGCATCGATGCAGAATCCGGCATCCCGCGCCCGGCCCTGTGGCTGACGTTTGGCCTGTCGGTGTTCTGGACCCTGCCGTTCCCCTCGTGGGAAGCGCTGATCAACGTGGTATCGGCTGCCCTGGTACTGAGCTACGCCGTCGCCCCGGTCACCGTCGCCGCCCTGCGCCGCAATGCACCAGACATGCCGCGCCCGTTCCGGGTCAAGGGCATGGCCGTGCTCGGCCCGCTGTCGTTCATCATCGCCGCGCTGATCGTGTACTGGTCGGGCTGGAACACCGTGTCGTGGCTGCTGGCCCTGCAAATCGTGATGTTCGTGCTGTACCTGCTGTGCAGCCGTTTCGTACCCACCCAACACCTGTCGCTGGCCCAGCAAGTACGCTCGTCGGCATGGCTGATCGGCTTCTACGCGGTGACCATCCTGCTGTCGTGGTTGGGCAGCTTCGGCGGCCTGGGTGTGCTCGGCCACCCGTTCGACACCGTGGCTGTGGCCGCCTGCGCGCTGGGCATCTACTACTGGGGCGCCGCGACTGGCGTGCCTGCCCACCTGGTGCGCCTGGAAGGTGAAGACGAAAGCGAAGCCGCCGCAGAAACCTATACCCGCCGCCCTGCCGCCGTCGCTTCCTGA
- a CDS encoding trans-sulfuration enzyme family protein, giving the protein MGLTMSDKPRNFATRTIHAGEQFSVAENAIFPAIVTASSFTKRSLDDKPEYSYSRVGNPTRHAYETCVAALEEGVGAVACASGVNATATVLELLPKDSHVVVMNGVYGGTFRILEDYRSRTSGLTTTYVDLNDLEAVAAAIKPETQLIWIESPTNPLLHLVDIKAVCDLARARGILTCIDNTFCSPWNQRPITLGVDLVMHSASKYIGGHSDLTGGVVVAANDALLARLRRISMAIGAVQGPFDCYLALRGLKTLDVRMERQCSNALQVARFLEGHAQIEQVYYPGLESHPQHELCKRQMRSGGAVVAMKVKGDRAALNRLVEALQIFVLADSLGGVESMINHSWTMSHCSLSPEQKGVMGISENLLRLSMGIEDYRDLIEDLDGALKALAAV; this is encoded by the coding sequence ATGGGCCTGACCATGTCCGACAAGCCGCGCAATTTCGCCACCCGTACCATTCACGCCGGCGAGCAGTTCAGCGTCGCCGAAAACGCCATCTTCCCGGCCATCGTCACCGCCAGCTCGTTCACCAAGCGCAGCCTGGACGACAAGCCGGAATACTCCTACAGCCGGGTCGGCAACCCCACCCGGCATGCCTACGAAACCTGTGTCGCCGCCCTGGAGGAAGGCGTGGGCGCGGTGGCCTGTGCCTCGGGGGTGAATGCCACTGCGACGGTGCTGGAGCTGCTGCCCAAGGACTCCCATGTGGTAGTGATGAACGGCGTGTATGGCGGCACCTTCCGCATCCTGGAAGACTACCGCAGCCGTACCTCGGGCCTGACCACCACCTATGTCGACCTCAACGACCTTGAGGCCGTGGCCGCCGCCATCAAGCCGGAAACCCAGCTGATCTGGATCGAGTCGCCGACCAACCCCTTGCTGCACCTGGTCGACATCAAGGCCGTGTGCGACCTGGCCAGGGCGCGGGGTATCCTTACCTGCATCGACAACACCTTCTGCTCGCCGTGGAACCAGCGTCCGATCACCCTGGGTGTGGACCTGGTGATGCACTCGGCCAGCAAGTACATCGGTGGCCACTCCGACCTCACCGGCGGTGTGGTGGTGGCGGCCAATGATGCGCTGCTGGCGCGCCTGCGCCGCATCAGCATGGCGATTGGCGCGGTGCAGGGGCCGTTCGACTGCTACCTAGCCCTGCGCGGCCTGAAAACCCTGGATGTGCGCATGGAACGCCAATGCAGCAACGCCCTGCAGGTGGCACGCTTCCTCGAAGGGCATGCGCAGATCGAGCAGGTGTATTACCCGGGGCTGGAAAGCCACCCCCAGCATGAACTGTGCAAACGCCAGATGCGCAGTGGCGGGGCGGTGGTGGCGATGAAGGTCAAGGGTGACAGGGCCGCGCTCAACCGCCTGGTGGAGGCGTTGCAGATTTTTGTGCTGGCGGACTCGCTGGGCGGGGTGGAGAGCATGATCAACCACTCGTGGACCATGTCGCACTGCTCGCTGAGCCCGGAGCAGAAAGGCGTGATGGGGATCAGCGAGAACCTGCTGCGACTGTCGATGGGGATCGAGGATTACCGCGACCTGATCGAGGACCTGGATGGTGCACTGAAAGCCCTGGCTGCAGTGTAA
- a CDS encoding FdhF/YdeP family oxidoreductase, whose protein sequence is MSQDEHIRDYKGAAAGWGALKSVTKSWLGSENAFKNLRAMLKTNQNGGFDCPGCAWGESPESDMVKFCENGAKAVNWEATGRSVDPAFFAKYSVSALKDQTDYWLEYQGRLTHPMRYDAATDHYVETTWQEAFELVATHLRALQSPDEAEFYTSGRASNEAAFLYQLFVRAYGTNNFPDCSNMCHEASGAGMSETLGVGKGTVVFHDLELADAIFVIGQNPGTNHPRMLEPLREAVKRGAQVVCFNPLKERGLERFQHPQHPFEMLSNGSEPTSSAYFRPALGGDMAAMRGIAKFLLQWEREAQAKGEPAVFDHAFIAEHTSGVDDYLAAVDATSWEHIVKQSGLTLAEIELAARMYRKAERVIMCWAMGVTQHRHSVPTVQEIVNLQLLRGNVGKPGAGLSPVRGHSNVQGDRTMGIDEKPKAALLDAIEKRFQFRVPRAHGHNAVLAIKAMEEGRAKVFIALGGNFAQATPDTPRTHAALQNCALTVQISTKLNRSHLVTGRDALILPCLGRTEIDLQAEGPQGVTVEDTFSMVHISNGQLRPRSPHMRSEPWIVAGMAKATLGNQPIDWEYAVADYNRIRDMIADVIPGFTGFNQRLHSPGGFHLGNNAADRNFRTATGKARFMPHALPEELVNAKVLARGDKPDLILQTLRSHDQYNTTLYGLDDRYRGVFGLREVVFVNEADIRRLGFEPGEQVDLVSLWEDGVERRVSGFRLVAYDVPEGQAAAYYPETNPLVPLESYGEGTYTPTSKFVAIKVEKAKAGNRIAAVLASD, encoded by the coding sequence ATGAGCCAGGACGAACACATCAGGGACTACAAGGGCGCCGCCGCTGGCTGGGGGGCGCTCAAGAGCGTCACCAAAAGCTGGCTGGGCAGCGAAAATGCCTTCAAGAACCTGCGGGCCATGCTCAAGACCAACCAGAACGGCGGCTTCGACTGCCCCGGCTGTGCCTGGGGCGAGTCGCCGGAAAGCGATATGGTCAAGTTCTGCGAAAACGGCGCCAAGGCGGTTAACTGGGAAGCCACCGGCCGCTCGGTCGACCCGGCCTTCTTCGCCAAATACAGCGTCAGCGCGCTGAAGGACCAGACCGACTATTGGCTCGAATACCAAGGCCGCCTCACGCACCCGATGCGCTACGACGCTGCCACCGATCACTATGTCGAAACCACCTGGCAGGAGGCCTTCGAGCTGGTCGCCACGCACCTGCGTGCGCTGCAGTCGCCCGATGAGGCCGAGTTCTACACCTCGGGCCGGGCCAGCAACGAGGCGGCGTTCCTGTACCAGCTGTTCGTGCGCGCTTACGGCACCAACAACTTCCCCGATTGCTCGAACATGTGCCACGAAGCCAGCGGCGCCGGCATGTCGGAAACCCTCGGGGTGGGCAAGGGCACCGTGGTGTTTCACGACCTGGAGCTGGCCGACGCCATCTTTGTCATCGGCCAGAACCCCGGCACCAACCACCCACGCATGCTCGAACCGCTGCGTGAGGCGGTCAAGCGCGGGGCCCAGGTGGTGTGCTTCAACCCGCTCAAAGAGCGTGGCCTGGAGCGCTTCCAGCACCCGCAGCACCCGTTCGAAATGCTCAGCAACGGCTCCGAGCCGACGTCCAGCGCCTACTTCCGCCCGGCCTTGGGTGGTGACATGGCGGCCATGCGTGGCATTGCCAAATTCCTCTTGCAGTGGGAGCGCGAAGCCCAGGCCAAGGGCGAGCCGGCGGTGTTCGACCATGCTTTCATTGCCGAGCACACCAGCGGCGTCGATGACTACCTGGCAGCGGTGGACGCCACCTCGTGGGAACACATCGTCAAACAGTCGGGTCTGACCCTGGCCGAGATCGAGCTGGCCGCACGCATGTACCGCAAGGCCGAGCGGGTGATCATGTGCTGGGCCATGGGCGTCACCCAGCACCGCCATTCGGTGCCGACCGTGCAGGAAATCGTCAACCTGCAGCTGCTGCGCGGCAACGTCGGCAAGCCCGGCGCCGGCCTGTCGCCGGTGCGCGGCCACAGCAACGTGCAGGGCGACCGCACCATGGGCATCGACGAGAAGCCCAAGGCCGCGCTGCTCGACGCCATCGAAAAACGCTTCCAGTTCCGCGTGCCTCGGGCCCACGGGCACAACGCGGTGCTGGCGATCAAGGCCATGGAAGAGGGCCGGGCCAAGGTGTTCATCGCCCTGGGCGGCAACTTCGCCCAAGCCACCCCGGACACCCCGCGCACCCACGCGGCCCTGCAGAACTGCGCGTTGACCGTGCAGATTTCCACCAAGCTCAACCGCTCGCACCTGGTGACAGGCCGCGATGCGCTGATCCTGCCGTGCCTGGGCCGTACCGAAATCGACCTGCAGGCCGAAGGGCCGCAAGGCGTGACCGTGGAGGACACCTTCAGCATGGTGCACATCTCCAACGGCCAGTTGCGCCCGCGTTCGCCGCACATGCGCTCCGAACCGTGGATCGTCGCCGGCATGGCCAAGGCCACGCTGGGCAATCAGCCGATCGACTGGGAGTATGCGGTGGCCGACTACAACCGCATTCGTGACATGATCGCCGACGTGATCCCGGGTTTCACCGGCTTCAACCAACGCCTGCATAGCCCGGGCGGTTTCCACCTGGGCAACAATGCCGCCGATCGCAACTTCCGCACGGCCACGGGCAAGGCCCGCTTCATGCCCCACGCACTGCCGGAAGAGTTGGTCAACGCCAAGGTACTGGCGCGGGGTGACAAGCCCGACCTGATCCTGCAGACGCTGCGCTCGCATGACCAGTACAACACCACCCTGTATGGCCTGGATGACCGCTACCGCGGGGTGTTCGGCCTGCGTGAAGTGGTGTTCGTCAACGAGGCCGACATCCGCCGCCTGGGCTTCGAGCCGGGTGAGCAGGTGGACCTGGTGTCCCTGTGGGAGGATGGCGTGGAGCGGCGGGTGTCGGGGTTCCGCCTGGTGGCGTATGACGTGCCTGAGGGGCAGGCGGCGGCGTATTACCCGGAGACCAACCCACTGGTGCCGCTGGAAAGTTATGGCGAGGGGACCTACACCCCGACCTCGAAATTTGTGGCCATCAAGGTCGAGAAAGCCAAGGCGGGGAACCGCATTGCGGCGGTGTTGGCTTCGGATTGA
- a CDS encoding 4-hydroxyproline epimerase: MKQIHVIDSHTGGEPTRLVMKGFPQLRGRSMAEQRDELRELHDPWRRACLLEPRGNDVLVGALYCPPVSADATCGVIFFNNAGYLNMCGHGTIGLVASLQHLGLIAPGVHKIDTPVGQVSATLHEDGAITVGNVPSYRYRQQVAVDVPGHGVVHGDIAWGGNWFFLVSEHGQRIELANREALTEYTWAMLKALEAQGITGENCALIDHVELFADDANADSRNFVMCPGKAYDRSPCGTGTSAKLACLAADGKLAEGQTWVQASITGSQFHGRYERDGEHIRPFITGRAYMTADSTLLIDEQDPFAWGI; the protein is encoded by the coding sequence ATGAAACAGATACACGTCATCGACTCCCACACTGGCGGCGAACCAACCCGCCTGGTGATGAAGGGCTTCCCGCAACTGCGCGGCCGCAGCATGGCCGAACAGCGCGACGAACTGCGCGAGCTGCACGACCCATGGCGCCGTGCCTGCCTGCTGGAGCCACGCGGCAACGATGTGCTGGTCGGCGCGCTGTATTGCCCACCGGTGTCGGCCGACGCTACCTGCGGGGTGATCTTCTTCAACAACGCCGGCTACCTGAACATGTGCGGCCACGGCACCATCGGCCTGGTAGCCTCGTTGCAGCACCTGGGCCTGATCGCACCGGGTGTGCACAAGATCGACACCCCGGTCGGCCAGGTCAGCGCCACCCTGCATGAAGACGGCGCCATCACCGTCGGCAACGTGCCCTCCTACCGCTACCGCCAACAGGTGGCGGTGGACGTGCCCGGCCATGGCGTGGTGCATGGCGACATCGCCTGGGGCGGCAACTGGTTCTTCCTGGTTTCCGAACACGGCCAGCGTATCGAGCTGGCCAACCGTGAGGCGCTGACCGAGTACACCTGGGCCATGCTCAAAGCCCTGGAAGCCCAGGGCATCACCGGTGAAAACTGCGCGCTTATCGACCACGTCGAGCTGTTTGCCGACGACGCCAACGCCGACAGCCGCAACTTCGTGATGTGCCCCGGCAAGGCCTACGACCGCTCGCCCTGCGGCACCGGCACCAGCGCCAAGCTGGCCTGCCTGGCCGCCGACGGCAAGCTTGCCGAAGGCCAGACCTGGGTACAGGCCAGTATCACCGGCAGCCAGTTCCATGGCCGCTACGAGCGCGACGGCGAGCACATTCGCCCGTTCATCACCGGCCGCGCCTACATGACCGCCGACAGCACCCTGCTGATCGACGAACAGGACCCGTTCGCCTGGGGCATCTGA
- a CDS encoding Lrp/AsnC family transcriptional regulator — MDSFDQHILTLLQRDASISLKDLAEAVNLSTTPCWKRVKRLEEEGYILGRVALLDPERLGLGLTVFVQLKTQRHDSAWLEQFAATVTGFEEVMEFYRMSGDWDYMLRVVVGDIAAYDRFYKKLITRTDGLSNITSSFAMEQMKYTTAYPVHRS; from the coding sequence ATGGACAGTTTCGACCAGCACATTCTTACCCTGCTACAGCGCGATGCCTCGATCTCGCTCAAGGACCTGGCCGAGGCCGTCAACCTGTCCACCACGCCGTGCTGGAAGCGGGTCAAGCGCCTGGAAGAAGAAGGCTACATACTTGGCCGTGTCGCCCTGCTGGACCCCGAACGGCTAGGGCTGGGGCTGACGGTGTTCGTCCAGCTCAAGACCCAGCGCCACGACAGCGCCTGGCTGGAGCAGTTTGCCGCGACCGTGACCGGGTTCGAGGAAGTGATGGAGTTTTACCGCATGTCGGGGGACTGGGATTACATGCTGCGGGTGGTGGTGGGGGATATTGCGGCGTATGACCGGTTCTACAAAAAGCTGATTACCCGTACCGATGGGCTGTCGAACATCACCTCCAGTTTCGCCATGGAGCAGATGAAGTACACCACCGCTTACCCGGTGCATCGTTCCTGA
- a CDS encoding bestrophin family protein produces the protein MIVHPTPDVLRVLFTLKGSIVKRIALRCLMVTLLAALIVLIERHYPAFFYPVSATPFTLLGLSLSIFMSFRNNACYDRWWEGRKAWGKLIIETRSFVRESVVITDEKLRNQLLRSLCGFAHALNARLRGEDELAAARPWLARPEAISPHNVCDGILREIGQHCSRLAEQQQISDWRYSLLEQRLVGLTEVQATCERIKGTPLPFPYTLLLHRTIYIFCILLPFALAEPLGWLAPLFTTIVGYTFFGLDAIGNELEDPFGRDENDLPTDAMVRTVERDVLAGLGEQQLPPALLPVGYVLS, from the coding sequence ATGATCGTCCACCCAACCCCAGATGTGCTGCGCGTGCTGTTCACCCTCAAGGGTTCGATCGTCAAGCGCATTGCCCTGCGCTGCCTGATGGTGACCCTGCTGGCCGCGCTGATCGTGCTGATCGAGCGCCATTACCCGGCGTTTTTCTACCCGGTGAGTGCCACGCCGTTCACCTTGCTGGGCCTGTCGCTGTCGATCTTCATGAGCTTTCGCAACAACGCCTGCTATGACCGCTGGTGGGAGGGCCGCAAAGCTTGGGGCAAGCTGATCATCGAAACCCGCTCGTTCGTGCGTGAAAGCGTGGTGATTACAGATGAAAAACTGCGTAACCAACTGCTGCGTAGCCTGTGCGGTTTTGCCCATGCATTGAATGCGCGGCTGCGCGGTGAGGACGAACTGGCGGCTGCCCGGCCATGGCTCGCCCGGCCAGAGGCGATCAGCCCGCACAACGTGTGCGATGGCATCCTGCGCGAAATTGGCCAGCATTGCTCAAGGCTGGCAGAGCAACAGCAGATCAGTGACTGGCGCTACAGTTTGCTGGAGCAGCGGCTGGTAGGGTTGACCGAAGTGCAGGCCACCTGTGAGCGGATCAAGGGTACACCCTTGCCGTTCCCCTATACGCTGCTGCTGCACCGTACCATCTACATCTTCTGCATTCTGCTGCCGTTTGCCCTGGCCGAGCCGCTGGGCTGGCTGGCGCCGCTGTTCACCACCATCGTGGGGTACACGTTCTTCGGGCTGGATGCGATTGGCAACGAGCTAGAAGACCCATTCGGGCGCGATGAGAATGATTTGCCGACCGATGCCATGGTGCGGACTGTGGAGCGGGATGTGCTGGCGGGGTTGGGGGAGCAGCAGTTGCCGCCAGCGTTGTTGCCGGTCGGATATGTGTTGAGCTGA
- a CDS encoding AraC family transcriptional regulator, producing MTNTPLATLYQSLDQHRPATLEALLAGVSLLLPILDAIPNAAIFIKDPAARYVLANNTLVQRCGLKRLQPLLGKTSAEVFPAQLGPGYTEQDRRVLKEGMVLEDQLELHLYGSREPGWCLTHKRPLYNQAGEIIGLVGISVDLQSAADSHPAYQRLAAVDEHIRQHFHQPISMGELTRIAGISVAQLERYCKRVFHLTPRQMIHKARLEHAHRLLHSDLPITDVAMCCGYTDHSAFSRQFKQLTGFTPRQYRQATSDQVA from the coding sequence ATGACCAACACCCCCCTGGCAACCCTCTACCAGTCCCTCGACCAGCACCGCCCCGCCACCCTCGAGGCCCTGCTTGCCGGTGTGTCGCTGCTGCTGCCGATCCTCGACGCCATCCCCAACGCCGCCATCTTCATCAAGGACCCGGCTGCCCGCTATGTGCTGGCCAACAACACCCTGGTCCAGCGCTGTGGCCTCAAGCGCCTGCAACCGTTGCTGGGCAAGACCAGCGCCGAGGTGTTCCCGGCACAGCTCGGCCCCGGCTACACCGAACAGGACCGCCGGGTGCTCAAGGAAGGGATGGTGCTGGAGGACCAACTGGAACTGCACCTGTACGGCAGCCGTGAACCCGGCTGGTGCCTGACCCACAAGCGCCCGCTGTACAACCAGGCGGGCGAGATCATCGGCCTGGTCGGCATTTCGGTCGACCTGCAATCAGCCGCCGACAGCCACCCCGCCTATCAGCGGCTGGCCGCCGTGGACGAGCACATTCGCCAGCACTTTCACCAGCCGATCAGCATGGGCGAGCTGACCCGCATCGCCGGTATTTCCGTGGCCCAGCTGGAGCGCTACTGCAAGCGGGTGTTCCACCTCACGCCCCGGCAGATGATCCACAAGGCACGCCTGGAACACGCCCACCGCCTGTTGCATTCGGACCTGCCCATCACGGACGTGGCGATGTGCTGCGGCTACACCGACCACAGCGCCTTCAGCCGCCAGTTCAAGCAACTGACCGGCTTTACCCCGCGCCAGTACCGCCAGGCAACCAGCGATCAGGTGGCTTGA
- the moaB gene encoding molybdenum cofactor biosynthesis protein B, producing MRVQPDAVFIPLNIAVLTVSDTRTYDNDTSGELLASRSVEIGHRLVARALLKDDLYKIRAQVATWIADEQVQVVLITGGTGFTGRDSTPEAVECLLDKRIDGFGELFRALSILDIGTSTVQSRALAGLSNHTLVCCLPGSTGACRTAWEGILAEQLDARHRPCNFVKHLLPIEACASRG from the coding sequence GTGCGCGTCCAACCCGATGCAGTCTTCATACCGCTGAACATCGCCGTGCTGACCGTCAGCGACACCCGTACCTACGACAACGATACCTCTGGCGAGCTGCTGGCCAGCCGTTCGGTAGAGATCGGCCACCGGCTGGTGGCGCGGGCGCTGCTCAAGGACGACCTGTACAAGATCCGCGCCCAGGTGGCGACCTGGATTGCCGATGAGCAGGTGCAGGTGGTGCTGATTACGGGCGGCACCGGCTTTACCGGGCGAGACAGCACGCCGGAGGCAGTCGAGTGCCTGCTGGACAAACGCATCGACGGTTTTGGTGAGCTGTTCCGGGCGTTGTCGATTCTGGATATCGGCACCTCGACCGTGCAGAGCCGGGCGTTGGCAGGTTTGTCGAACCACACGTTGGTGTGCTGCCTGCCGGGCTCTACCGGGGCCTGTCGTACGGCATGGGAAGGGATTCTGGCCGAGCAGCTGGATGCCCGCCATCGGCCGTGCAACTTCGTCAAACACCTGTTGCCGATCGAGGCCTGCGCAAGCCGGGGCTGA
- a CDS encoding LysR family transcriptional regulator, translating to MDIKQLKFLIALDQTRHFGQAAALCHITQPTLSMRLRNLEDELELVLVKRGQRFEGFTEAGERILAWARTLLAAHDGLQAEAASCRGQVVGSLRLGTVPLASFNPMHLLLPLREKFPELHFQLSSLSSEQVIDGLSRNQLDLGICYLDQVNTSFFEVIELGTTTMGLLHDTRHFQFASDPLRWDALSDIPLGLLSKGMHYRQSLDLSFRSRGLEPNAVLESDSTFQLIQAINTGMCCAIMPLDCGLEDLSEHLRIVPVADAAIHSPVGLLLRRSEPRSAIAEQCFAEARALFQAT from the coding sequence ATGGACATCAAGCAGCTCAAGTTCCTCATCGCCCTCGACCAGACCCGCCATTTCGGCCAGGCGGCGGCGTTGTGCCATATCACCCAGCCGACGCTGTCCATGCGCCTGCGCAACCTGGAGGACGAACTGGAGCTGGTGCTGGTCAAGCGTGGCCAGCGCTTCGAAGGTTTTACCGAAGCCGGCGAGCGCATCCTGGCCTGGGCCCGCACCCTGCTCGCCGCCCACGACGGCCTGCAGGCCGAGGCTGCCAGCTGCCGCGGCCAGGTGGTCGGCAGCCTGCGCCTGGGCACCGTGCCGCTGGCCAGCTTCAACCCCATGCACCTGCTGCTGCCGCTGCGCGAAAAATTCCCCGAACTGCACTTTCAGCTCAGCTCGCTGAGCTCGGAACAGGTCATCGACGGGCTCAGCCGCAACCAGCTCGACCTGGGTATCTGCTACCTGGACCAGGTCAACACCAGCTTCTTTGAAGTGATCGAACTGGGCACCACCACCATGGGCCTGCTGCACGACACCCGGCACTTCCAGTTCGCCAGCGACCCGCTGCGCTGGGATGCACTCAGCGACATACCACTGGGCCTGCTGAGCAAAGGCATGCACTACCGCCAGTCTCTGGACCTGAGCTTCCGCAGCCGCGGCCTGGAGCCGAATGCGGTGCTGGAAAGCGACTCGACCTTCCAGCTGATCCAGGCCATCAACACTGGCATGTGCTGCGCGATAATGCCGCTGGACTGCGGCCTGGAAGACCTCAGCGAGCACCTGCGCATCGTGCCGGTGGCCGACGCCGCCATCCACAGCCCGGTCGGCCTGCTGTTACGCCGCAGCGAGCCGCGCTCGGCGATTGCCGAACAGTGCTTCGCCGAGGCGCGGGCACTGTTTCAAGCCACCTGA